A segment of the Lycium ferocissimum isolate CSIRO_LF1 chromosome 5, AGI_CSIRO_Lferr_CH_V1, whole genome shotgun sequence genome:
aaaccaaaccaaaccaaaccaaaccaaatgtcggttttttttattcggtttggttaaattttcggtttggttttggttttaaccaaaactgtgaacagcCCTATATCCAcgtagttatatttttaatttacatctgTATAGCCAACTTTTTTTATAATAGTGTTAAtgtacacaatatacaacattatacacttaTTATAAATAATGTAAAGTgtataataatttataaaaggGTTATTTTgggtaatattaaaaatatgagtcatttcaggtaaatatttttttcaaatagaCATAGGCtgttattttttctaaattttataCCTAGTGGCCATAAGTTTTTAATGGTGCGCAACataacttgtgaaatattatgatgtaaaaatataaattcatgccccacaattttattttattttgagggacaaaattaaacAATAACACAAAATAAGGGCACAAGTGACAATGAGCCTAAAAAATGTGGAGAAAGTTTTGGTAGGACCCACAGCACACATGTGGGtccccaccttattttttttttattctttacaTGAGTAGGAGGTGGcgacaccttttttttttttttttttgaaatgagaCAGACGATACGAAACCATTTCCATCAATTTTTATTTGGGTAAGAAAAGAGTTTTGTATTAAGCTGACATCGAAGATGTAACACATGTTatccataaatttcaaaaaataaaagatagaaTATCCTATAAAACCGTTAGAAAAACAACGCAATAAGAGAAAGTGAATACTTTGATCTACCAACAAAGGGGGCCACTTTTTTTGGACAGTCATTCATAAATGCTGCAAATGCAGCGCGTGGTATAGAAATCTAACtgaatgaatccaccattattgacttaatgggggaTACTTTGAGAATTACATGGATATcgcttgattttttaatatggggtccatatatatttttttttatattgcttatttttaaatgtggggtccacgttttttttttaacatgagtTGGAGGTAAAAAATAgtaccatatttttttttttaactatttaaaaaaagaatgatatatttttatgtttagaaatcatttaacttgatttaaatgaaaatgatttaaattcacacaaatatctacGTTTTGCTTGCATCACAAGTTTCATacatctttcctttctttttttaaacttcATGTCTGGGTCAaattatgtcacataaattaagagATTGCAGAGAGTACcttttaataatataattatgaaatttttattacaTAAAGTATTATAATTTAATNNNNNNNNNNNNNNNNNNNNNNNNNNNNNNNNNNNNNNNNNNNNNNNNNNNNNNNNNNNNNNNNNNNNNNNNNNNNNNNNNNNNNNNNNNNNNNNNNNNNCCCCCCGGTCCGAAAGGTTTTTCAGCCgtgctttttttctttcttcctctaTCTCCCGTCTAGCATAAATTCGATTTTTACCTTATACAAACTTAACATGCTTATGTAATTTAATAGTGTGAGAATCTATATtgattaatcatgattaaatcAAAGAAGTCATGCGCAACTACATCACATCTATTGAATTGGTATAAACACCTTAGTACGGTGAGTTTTTACTATTGCAGTATATGAGTGCAAGTTTCTAAGCATACTAGATGGCGTATACCCGTGCTGCGCACGGACCCAACATTTTGGATtatatagtgtatctatgtgcaTGTAGTTATGTACAATTGTAAAGATTTATGTATTGGGTAGTATAgtctatatattttatattgtaaTAAACATACCTAAATTTGCAACAATAAcgcatatatatagatgaacattaatacatatacacaaatgttATTTGTTTATTAAGTGGAATTATGTGAGGATGATAAAATGGTGAAAAGTAAAAGGAGTGTAAAAGTGACACATGGccaaaaacataattaataccTTGCACTTGAAATGACATCATCTGTTCGATGCAATTTTTACATAAAGGTAGGCAAAATAAAGGAAAGTACGAATATATTTAATACTAAGCTACAAGAAGATTCTATTTTTAATTAACAGATTATTCAATGGCAAGTGCTTTGACCAATTGTTCACATGATGACGATCCACTTCTTCAACTCATGCTTTTATATAGTTTAGTTTCAAAAAAAGGGAATTTGTTtattacaaattaaaaactaaaaaaatgaaagaaattgcacgaattgtcCTTTAAATgggctggtatttaatttttgcctttagcaattaattttaggaataatttcaataatatacaatccaaAGATAAAATATTATATCACGTAGTTATATTTTTTACTTACATCCGTATAGCCAACTTTTTTTATAATAGTGTTtatgtaataataatataaaacatTATACACTTATTATAAATAATGTAAAGTgtataataatttataaaaagttattttgggtatattaaaaatatgagtcattttaatgtaaatattttttccaaatagaCATAGGCtgttatttttcctaaattttatGCCTAGTGGCCATAAGTTTTTAATGGTGCGGAacataacttgtgagatattatgatgcagaaatataaatttatatctcacaattttttttttgagggacaaaaattaaacaataaCACAAAATAAGGGCATAAGTGACAATGAGCCAAAAAAATGCGGAGAAAGGTTTTGTAGGACCCACAAAGACACATGTTGAtccccacctttttttttttttaattctttacaTGAGTAGGAGTTGgacccaccttttttttttttacatgagttggagATGGACGATGAAATCACCTCGATCAATTTTTATTTGGGGAAGAAAAGAGTTTTGTATTAAGCTGACATCAGAAGATGTAACACATGTTATCCataaatttctaaaaataaaagatagaaTATCTAATAAAACCGTTAGAAAAACAACGCAATAAGAGAAAGTGAATACTTTGATCTACCAACAAAGGgggccactttttttttttggacagtCATTCATCAAAAATGTCGAAATGcacaaggtatgtaaatccAACcgaatgaatccatcattattaaCTTAAATGGGGGATACTTTAATTACATGATATcgcttgattttttaatatgggtccatattttatttttttgatattgctttttttttttacatgagttaagGTAAAAAATAgtgccacatttttttttaaactgtttaaaaaaagaatgatatatttttatgtttagaaatcatttaacttgatttaaatgaaatgatttaaattcacacaaatatctataatttgttttagaccacaagtttcataggtctttcctttcttttttaaatttggtGTCTAGTCAaattatgtcacataaattaggacagagagagtaccttttaataatataattatgaaatttttattacagaaagtattataattcaattaattgaaattatcaataaattattttacttagttcgcttctcccatatatgactttccgAGTTTGGTTCTCTAAttaaaagatttgaaatacaccttctcctaccgagtttcatgccatTATCTTTTTCTACAACAACACTGAAAAACACTTTTATGTGTCAGCATCGGTTgcagtcttaaatttttaagtataaaccaacttcatcattttaagaaaatacgtatatacgtttcttgaccgtttatatttcgtcttcccgatgttattcttcattatttgtgtgagacgtatgtgtctaaacttatacccaaaggtataagttttaaatttttttggttttatgacttctttagcgatttttgtgttcaatttaaatcgttatttttttttttttgaatttctttcctttaaattttctctaagcgtacctttaccgttttctgaacttattatcattatttaaatgtccgattttcttcttcttcacgtggaccccaccttaatttttttttttgcaattatcTCCTAATTGTTCACGTGGATCcccccttaattttttttatctctacTATTATGGAAGAGTGGGCCACAccttaaatttgatttttttattgtactattaaaaaaaagtgggctcaacttaatttttttcaaaattttctacaATTACAGAAGAGTggaccccaattttttttttttttttttttttttttttttttactattataaGGAGCACCATTTATATTTCGTTTTCTTGACCTTATTCCTCATTATTGGTGTGAGATTtatgtgtctaaacttatacccTTTGTGGTCGTTTGGTAGTTAGCcaaaattatcccgggattataatttcgagactaatttatcccacttcttgggattattttatcccatctggCAGGATAAGTGGGATATCCCACCCTTAGGATAAGGCTTCGTTTTATACCGTGTTTGGTAGgaaatataaatttatcccaggataaatttatacctcctaTCAAACACTAAGataaaaaattagtgctgggatatcccacccTATACCATGCACCAACTGACCCCTttgggtataagttttaaatcttttggttttatgatttctttagcagtttttgtgttcaatttaaatcgttatttcttttttcccgaacttctcttctttatattttctctaagcgtatcttcaccattttctgaacttattatcattatttaaatatcctatttttttctgttgcaattgtctcctacttcttcacgtggaccccactttttttttttttttttgtaattatcTCCTAATTCTCCACGCGAACCCCATCTTAACTGTTTAATAtctactattatagaaaagTGGGCcctaacttaatttttttttaatttctactattatataaGATTGGGTCCcatcttattatttttttttttttataatttttctacTATTAAAGAAGATTGgggcccaccttttttttttttttatagggaCTGACGATGATCCATATATAGAAGCCTATGTTTCTATATAGTACTAGATGATGAAAGCCCGTGCTAGCACGAgcccaacacaaaaaatagtatcacattttttttagtttatctaaaaaagaatgatatatttttatgtttagaaatcatttaacttgaaacttccctttttacctttaatgaaattatttaaatccacacaaatatctataacttattttagaccacaaatttcaaagatcttttttttcttttttaaactccgtgtctacCAAACTATGCcatataaattaggacagagagagtaccttttagtaatataattatgaaatttttattataaaaagtattataattcaattaactgaaaatatcaataaattattttatttagtccgcttctcccatatatgacttttctggtttggttctccaattgaaagatttgaaatacaccttctcctaccgagtttcatgccatcatctcttACTACTCAATAAACCGAAAAGTGCTCTCATGTTTCAAAGATCTCATAgccttaaatttttaagtatagactaacttcatcattttaagaaaatatgtgtatatgtttcTTAGTTTATATTTCgccttcttgatgttattcctcattatttgtgtgagacgtatgtctctaaacttatacctttgggtataagttataaatcttttgattttatgacttctttagcgatTTATGTggtcaatttaaatcgttattttttttttcttgaatttctcttatttaaattttctctaagtgtacctttatcattttttgaacttttattattatttaaatgcccttttttttgttgcaattttctcctaattcttcacgtgggccccacttttttttttttttttttgtcttctaaTTCTTCACGTTGACCCCACTTTAATTTTCTCCTAATTCTTCACGTGGATCCCACCTTAATTTTCTCCTACTTCTTCATGGGGACCcaccttaatttctttttttggaaattGTTTTCTACATCTTCGCGTGGgctccacttttttttttttttttttttttttgcaattgtttCCTAATacttcacgtggaccccaccttaatttttttttatctctactACTATAGAAGAGTGGGCTCCaccttaagtttttttttttttttaatttctactaTCATGAAGAGTTTTGGCctcatcttaatttttttttaaaattttctactattatagTATAGAAGAGTAGGCTCcccatcttaattttttttatttataatttactattatagaagaccgtttatatttcgtcttcgtgatgttattcctcattatttgtgtgaggcgtatgtgtctaaacttatacccaaaCTTCACGTGGACCacatcttaatttttttatctcTACTACTATCGAAGAGTGGGCccaaccttaattttttttttaatttctactaTAATAGTAGAatgggccccaccttaattttttttaattttctattattttagaAGAGTGGGCGcaaaatttttttagaattttctcTTTATAGAAGagtatttaatttaatttaattttataatttacTATTACAGAAGACCgcttatatttcgtcttcttagcttgatgttattcctcattatttgtgtgagacgcatgcgtctaaacttatacccaaaggtataagttttaaatgtttttgttttatgacttctttagcgatttttgtgttcaatttaaatcgttatttattttttcctgaatttctcttctttaaattttctctaagcgtaccttttaccattttctgaacttattatcattatttaaatgtcctattttttttttttgttgcaattgTCTCGGACTTCTTCACATGGAGCCcaccgtattttttttttgttgtaattgtcccctaattcttcacgtgggcttcaccttaattttttttttatttctattattatagaagagtggacccttaattttatttttttcaaattatagaAGGGTgagcccttaatttttttttaaaaaaattctactATATAATAACATGAGTTTCTATATAGGTGGGTCCCTGGGGTGGACGACGATCCTATATAGAAACTCatgtttctatatagtagaaaaaaaataaattccatCAGTTCGTGAGACCCTATTATACTTTAAAATTAATCCTAACTCAAAAGTGATCCCACCAAACTTTAAAATTATGCTACTGCAAATAAGCTATCAAAACAGGAATGTTACTACAAATGTCGCAACAAGGATGTTCTATCTCTCTAAAACTAaggccgtttggacatgatttgaaatcatgagatgaaattatgatgatttgaagttgaagttttatttggacgtgcaatttaaatttcttaagttgtatcttttcctatatacataaaaatcccacaagttgtgaaaaccttCAAAACTTTCCAATCCCCATATAattttaccaaatgagcaagtcatcaCAAAATTATATGCTattagaagacctttctaaaaaatacaacattaattgatcaaacattattttaataaaatgaaaaattgaacatgggttataatgtaactactctttaatataatcattTCACATGATTGGTAAGAGTAAATTAGTTATAAATATACTATCAACTTGtagatcttttaatatttgatataaatggttgGTAAGCATGATTgataaatatatctaccaacttatgaatctatttttacaaaatataaacttatatgtcaacttttacatttaaaaaattcgaaatcccaaatcatgcctttttggatgatttgagatttcatctcatgagatgaaattataagatgaaatcgcatgtcccaAGTCCAAATGCCTACTAATAATCATGCATCTGCTCCCCACGTTACTATTTCTATTGCAAActaaggccccgtttgtccatagataccaattttttttttttttttttttttttttactttttttggaattttggagttggagttggagttgtgtttggccatagtttttaaaattgtagtttttggtgaaatgtaattgtgaaaaagtgaaaaaaatgaaaaattttgaaaaataagtttttgatatttcggaatacaacttcaagttgtattcggaattcttatggccaaacgctgaaaagtgaaaaaaaaattcgaaataaagtaaataattcttatggccaaacgcctactaaggtTAGCTTCACGCttcactatttttattttgccaCATCAATCAACACAAGAAGAATTTCATACACCACTTTGTATTGAAAACAGAGACAGTTGTTCCCTCCAAATTAGAAAAGCAAATAACCAGATGAACTAGAAAAGGTAAAGGCGCTTGGACAGCCTTTTGTTGAAGAGATCttgaataaatttttttattagaaAGTTGCATGAAgagatatttttttcaaaaaagttgtGACTTTTAGTTTGTAACGAGTTTTTTTAATCATTCTCAAAAAAGTATCTCCTCGAAAACACTTTAAAAAAGAACTGTTTCTGAAAAGGTTTTCGAAAAAGTTTATCCCAATAGATCAACCATACATACCCCATCATGTGACttttcctgcaaatgttttcagctttcttttgtaaactTTGCATAACAAGAAACTAAAATAGTGCCTCTTATGCCTCCTTATTTATGCCTCTTACTTTTCATCTTGTACTTCCACGGAAGTTTGGTTTATATCCCCTTCTATAGCTTTTTTGTGATCTATAAACAGGTTGGGGTCTATGCCTAACTTCCCCACCAAGCTATGGTGgactattttaaagaaaatcaggAAAGGTCTCTCATTTTGAGCAAATGAAACCATTGCCTTTCGTCGACTTGATCTAGCCAAAGATGTGAATTATAATTGTACCTTCCATTACATAGTCTACTGAATCAGCGGAGACCATTGAGAAATGTAAAAGACAGTAAGAAAAACTCATACTTACCAGCTACAGAACCTACAAAAGAACAAGAGCAGGCAGCCTCAGACAGAGTATCAACCAAGAGACTATTTATGGCTAATACAGCGGTAACCGGCTTTTAGTCACCAATCATCCACCTTTTGGTCCTCAAGTAAATTCAAATGCAATAGACGCACAAAGACCTTCCATGTATGAAAACACAATATATTGCATACTCTTTATTTAGCTAACCATGTGAACTACAGTCCCGTTCAGAATTATACAAACCAAAAGAAGTATCCCTAGTAGTGTAataaagcaaaagaaaactAATACCAAGATTATTGACTTGATAACCAACATCCCAATTCAATGCAGAATAGAATACTGCAACAATGTAGATAAAAACACAACAGATATCTCTTACAAGTAAATTGATATACACACTAATGAACAAACAACTAGGCAATGATTTCAAAAATGTTAGAACCTTCTCCGAGATTGAGTATTATCAACTTTGCCTCTTCAAATGTATCTGCATAGTGCTGAAGATGATACTCATAATTCAAATTCGTCTTCAAGTTTGAGTGCCTCGGAAGCAGCCTCTTCCTCCTCGTCATCAATCGCAAAATATGGATTGTGCGTCTTAGGCCTGAAGTTATAACCCGTAAAGACATAGAAGGCAAGTGTTGCTGCTTCAGCAGCCACCACACTAGTCCACTGATACCGATATGAGGTAATAGTCTCCAACGCATAAACCACAACTCTTGTAAAGTATATGTAACATATCACAATAACGTAGTACTGCCTGAATAATGTCAACTTCATCAAATTCACTGCAGCCTTGCCATCAGTCTTAGCTGCCTCACGCAAGTTCTTAATCGACCACACAATAGGAAACAATACagcacaacaacacacaatatCAACAAGCAAGAAAACCTGCTTCCATGTGTATGAATTTTCACCAAAAGGGCCAGTTTCATCAATCACAACCTGAGCAAGATTGGCCACAACTTGCAAAGGTATAACAATCATCAAAACCTTCTTCTCTTTATCTTGCAAGTAAGGCTTCAAAAATGACCAACCAGTTCCAATCAAAACTATCAAAGTGAACAAAGTAATACCCTTCAAGAAgctaaatatataaaacaaaacaTCCCAACCATGAGCAGTACCAGTCTTCTTAATATACGATTTATCCTCAGCCTCACACAGCAAATTCAATGCTTTCAAGATCACAACAGCAAGCATAAAGAAATGAATCCCATAAACAGATAACCTTTTCTTGTAAAGTGCAAAAACCCATAAACCCCCCATTAACACATACAcaacaaaaaacaaataataaatcACTGGAAGAGCAGTCTTGCCTGCAGACAGAAAATCAAGATTCCCACTTTTCGGGTTATAATTATACATAACCGAATGAACATTCATTGAAACTTCCAAATTAGGCATGCAATTAGCAAAAACAAGAGTGAATTGATTCGCTTCACCGACATTAAAAGAAGTATTGAATTGTTTCACAGATGGTTGCAACTGATCAAAAGTTAAAACCCTTTTAACAAGATCAGAGTGAAGAGTACATCTGATATCACCATCTTGGAGTTGTTCAAGAACATGTTGCCAAGCTTCACGTGTTACAAGAAAGAAACCCAATTCAGATGGAACGGGTTCGGGTCCGGATTTCGGGTGGGATAAGGTGATGTCGGTTACAGTGAGGTTAAGACGGCCAAAATGGGTGTACCCGAATTCATCAAAGGGGATTGTAGAACGTGAATCGGATCGGATCTGTGTGGATCGGATCTCTGCTAATGCGGTGGTAATTAAGACAGCCAAGACTATAGAGAAAAGGGAACAATTGTACAGAACAGCCATGTTTATGTTTTGGAGTTTGAGtttggggttttggggtttCAAAGGATTGATGGAAAGAAATGTGAGGGGAAGTGTAAGGCTTGCTTGTTGGTTAAGATGGTTGACTGAGAGGTGAGAACGACCATGGACTTGTAGTATTTGAGGTGTACTACATCAATTCTAGATCCATCTTTGGACTTTCGTAACGTGTACTGTtctcttttaaaattataactTCTAAAAGCTTAGTTAGGTGGAAGTGGATACCATTAGTTGTCCGCTCTATTTAAGACTTAATCACCATTTTGAAGTGTTTAAATCTTAGCCAAAACTTTAAAAAGTGGCAGAGACTCGCtttttttcttcgatttttCAAACTTCAAGATACAAAGTTCTGTAATTCAGTTTTCTTACTTTAAACTTCACGAAACGGCGTcctaaaatttaattttttcagtTCAAACATCAGGACAATGTGTCATGAAGCTCAGATTTTTCAGTTCAAATTTTAGGAAACTGTATCCCTCATATATTAGGACTCCGTATCATAAAGCTCAATGCTCTCACTTCAAACTTTTGGAAACTATATCCTGAATTCAATTCATATATCATGACACTGTGTCATGAAGTTCAATTTTCTCAATTCAAACTTCAGGATACTGCTTCCTGGACTTTAGCTTTTCTGTCCTAAAGTTTAGTTTTGTTAGTTCAATTATTCTAAAGTTTAGTGTTTGAGTTCAAACTTCAAGACATtatattttgaagaattttttcaattatctacTCCTATTAACTTCTTTATGGGACAAAATATGAAAGCAACCCAAAGAAGGGTGGGtgaataagatgaagaacaagatGTAAActcgaaaataatttttgttgttAAGACTTGGAGCAGGTGACAAAAATTCTGGaatgaaagagagagaagaatggATACGATCGAGGTTTTGCCATGTTAATATGCACCACCACGGATTATGAAGATTGGAGTCTGAGAGGAAGTAGAAAAACAGAGTGGCTACACTTCAAATACTTTCTAATGTTGATTAAGTTTTAAATAACGGCCCTAAAAGTGGGTTTTGGTGCACTTCAGACCTTAATTAGACTTCACAAGTCACAACCACAGTGTTAGTCCAACGAGTTGGGCCAACATCTTCTTGGGTTAAAGTTGAAGGACTGGGCTAGAATCAATGACTCTTCGTTTCCCCTAGCCTTCTCAGTCCTCATATCCTAGCATCATAATTCATAAGTATATTTTAGATTACTAAAGTACAATATATTGAGATtttattaagaagaaaaaaagttgaaaagaaCAAGCtgagttgttgttgaatttttaTCGAATTAGCACGTCCTCAGtccttttttctcttcataAGCTTGTTATCATTGGCTTAGAAACCCTTATACAGACAAGCTACAATAAGAAATTGATAATTGATTACTGCTTTCCTTTTTGAAATCATTTTATACCGTACATAGACTAGGTGGAGATTCGAACTCTCACCAACAaagtgaaagttcaggtagtcaACTAACTGAGCTACTAAGATCCCCAATATTTGACAGGTTCTTGCATGATGGGAGAATTATTACTTTAGCACACAATTAAAGGCCTTGAGGGATGTCTCCGGTAAATTTACTGCGTGGTTGATAGACAtaatttcttccaaattagtgCTAAACAAGTACAAAGGAATTAAAACATATTTATACAAAGTGCCTCcggtaaaaatataaattgaaaACACCAAAAATGAAGTAAGTTATTGCAACAAGTCCAACTGTATTGATTGTTTGAACAATTTTGTACCgtttatatatacttataaatatacttataagtatttGGTACAATATAAATATAGTTAGCAAAAACCAAGAAAAGGGGTAAAAGTATTCATAGGTAGTTTTATAAGAAAGATGACGATTTACCCATACGAATGATACTCTAACTTGTACCATTTTGAAAATCCTACCACCTT
Coding sequences within it:
- the LOC132056337 gene encoding protein CANDIDATE G-PROTEIN COUPLED RECEPTOR 7-like — encoded protein: MAVLYNCSLFSIVLAVLITTALAEIRSTQIRSDSRSTIPFDEFGYTHFGRLNLTVTDITLSHPKSGPEPVPSELGFFLVTREAWQHVLEQLQDGDIRCTLHSDLVKRVLTFDQLQPSVKQFNTSFNVGEANQFTLVFANCMPNLEVSMNVHSVMYNYNPKSGNLDFLSAGKTALPVIYYLFFVVYVLMGGLWVFALYKKRLSVYGIHFFMLAVVILKALNLLCEAEDKSYIKKTGTAHGWDVLFYIFSFLKGITLFTLIVLIGTGWSFLKPYLQDKEKKVLMIVIPLQVVANLAQVVIDETGPFGENSYTWKQVFLLVDIVCCCAVLFPIVWSIKNLREAAKTDGKAAVNLMKLTLFRQYYVIVICYIYFTRVVVYALETITSYRYQWTSVVAAEAATLAFYVFTGYNFRPKTHNPYFAIDDEEEEAASEALKLEDEFEL